One window from the genome of Streptococcus parasanguinis encodes:
- a CDS encoding isoprenyl transferase, which translates to MFRFKKKEKIEIPLEVPKHIGIIMDGNGRWAKKRMQPRVFGHKAGMEALQEVTIAAKNMGVQVLTVYAFSTENWTRPEDEVKFIMHLPVEFYDRFVPELHRNNVKIQMIGDTKKLPKETLEALERAEAMTHLNTGLILNFALNYGGRAEITQAVKQIAQEVLDAKFSPEDITEEMIADSLYTESLPRVLRDPDLIIRTSGEIRLSNFLPWQAAYSELYFTDVMWPDFGEEALRSAIVEYSHRHRRFGGV; encoded by the coding sequence ATGTTTCGTTTTAAGAAAAAAGAAAAAATCGAGATACCTTTAGAAGTCCCGAAACACATTGGAATCATTATGGATGGCAATGGTCGCTGGGCGAAAAAGCGGATGCAACCGCGCGTCTTCGGTCATAAGGCGGGGATGGAAGCTCTCCAAGAAGTGACGATTGCAGCAAAAAATATGGGGGTTCAGGTCTTGACTGTCTATGCCTTTTCTACGGAAAACTGGACACGCCCTGAAGATGAAGTCAAGTTCATCATGCACTTGCCGGTCGAGTTTTATGATCGTTTCGTCCCCGAATTGCATCGCAACAATGTCAAGATTCAAATGATCGGTGATACCAAGAAATTACCAAAAGAAACGCTGGAGGCTTTGGAAAGAGCAGAAGCGATGACCCATCTCAATACAGGCTTGATCCTGAATTTCGCACTCAATTATGGTGGACGTGCTGAGATCACTCAGGCTGTGAAGCAGATCGCCCAAGAAGTCTTGGATGCGAAGTTCAGCCCAGAAGATATCACAGAAGAGATGATCGCAGATTCTCTCTATACTGAGAGTTTGCCACGTGTCCTAAGGGACCCGGATTTGATTATTCGTACCAGCGGAGAGATCCGTTTGAGTAATTTCCTTCCTTGGCAGGCTGCTTATAGTGAGTTGTATTTCACAGATGTGATGTGGCCAGATTTTGGAGAGGAAGCACTACGAAGTGCCATAGTAGAATATAGCCATCGCCATCGGAGATTTGGTGGTGTTTAG
- the yajC gene encoding preprotein translocase subunit YajC, translating to MQGGSLLIMLVLMVGLMYFMSRSQKKQYQKRMESLNKLQKGNEVITIGGLYGTIDEVDTDRKTVVLDVDGVYLTFELGAIKTVLPVSEGISATATESASSDVDSAIEE from the coding sequence ATGCAAGGCGGAAGTTTGCTAATTATGCTTGTTCTTATGGTCGGTTTGATGTACTTCATGAGCCGTAGCCAAAAGAAACAGTACCAAAAACGGATGGAAAGTTTGAATAAACTTCAAAAAGGAAATGAAGTCATCACGATTGGTGGCTTGTACGGAACCATCGATGAAGTCGATACAGATCGCAAGACCGTTGTCTTGGATGTTGATGGTGTCTACTTGACCTTTGAATTGGGAGCGATCAAAACAGTTCTTCCTGTATCAGAAGGGATCTCAGCCACTGCTACAGAATCTGCTAGCTCAGATGTCGATTCAGCCATCGAAGAATAA
- a CDS encoding AAA family ATPase: MNNNFNNMDDLFNQLMGNMGGFRSESRRYMINGREVTPEEFAIYRQTGQLPNEGSEQVQHHQGKGMKQDGILAKLGRNLTEEAREGKLDPVIGRNKEIQETAEILSRRTKNNPVLVGDAGVGKTAVVEGLAQAIVNGDVPAAIKNKEIISIDISGLEAGTQYRGSFEENIQNLIQEVKAMGNVVLFFDEIHQILGAGSTGDGQGSKGLADIIKPALSRGELTVIGATTQDEYRNTILKNAALARRFNEVKVNAPSAEDTFKILQGIRDLYEKHHNVILPDEVLKAAVDYSIQYIPQRSLPDKAIDLVDVTAAHLAAQHPVTDVHAVEHEIEEEKAKQEAAAAKEDYEAALNAKVRIEELEKKIENHTEDHKVTATINDVAESVERMTGIPVSQMGATDIERLKDMGHRLQTKVIGQDKAVEAVARAIRRNRAGFDEGNRPIGSFLFVGPTGVGKTELAKQLALDMFGTKDAIIRLDMSEYSDRTAVSKLIGTTAGYVGYDDNSNTLTERVRRNPYSIVLLDEIEKADPQVITLLLQVLDDGRLTDGQGNTVNFKNTVIIATSNAGFGYEANLTEDADKPELMDRLKPYFRPEFLNRFDAVIEFSHLSKEDLSKIVDLMLVEVNKTLAKKDIDLTVSDAAKEYMTEEGYDEVMGVRPLRRVVEQQIRDKVTDFHLDHLEAKHLEADMEDGVLVIREKDTKKEENTDKQAE; encoded by the coding sequence ATGAATAACAACTTTAACAATATGGATGATCTTTTCAATCAACTAATGGGAAACATGGGTGGTTTTCGTTCTGAAAGCCGTCGCTACATGATCAACGGTCGTGAAGTGACACCAGAAGAATTCGCTATTTACCGCCAAACTGGTCAACTTCCAAATGAAGGAAGTGAGCAAGTGCAACACCATCAAGGTAAAGGAATGAAACAAGATGGGATCCTTGCAAAACTTGGTCGTAACTTGACCGAAGAAGCTCGTGAAGGAAAATTGGATCCGGTCATCGGACGTAATAAAGAAATTCAAGAAACTGCTGAAATCTTGTCTCGTCGTACCAAGAACAACCCTGTCCTTGTAGGGGATGCCGGTGTTGGTAAAACAGCAGTTGTAGAAGGTTTGGCACAAGCTATTGTGAACGGGGATGTTCCAGCGGCTATCAAAAACAAAGAAATCATCTCGATTGATATTTCTGGTCTAGAAGCTGGTACGCAATACCGTGGTAGCTTTGAAGAAAATATTCAAAATCTGATCCAAGAAGTCAAAGCTATGGGAAATGTCGTTCTCTTCTTTGATGAAATCCATCAAATCCTTGGTGCAGGCAGCACAGGTGATGGTCAAGGATCTAAAGGTCTTGCGGATATCATCAAACCTGCTCTTTCACGTGGGGAATTGACTGTCATTGGTGCAACCACTCAAGATGAATACCGTAACACCATCTTGAAGAATGCGGCTCTTGCTCGTCGTTTCAACGAAGTGAAAGTCAATGCTCCATCAGCTGAAGATACTTTCAAGATTCTCCAAGGGATCCGTGATCTTTATGAAAAACACCACAATGTCATCTTGCCAGATGAAGTTTTGAAAGCAGCGGTTGATTATTCGATCCAATACATTCCACAACGTAGCTTGCCTGATAAGGCCATTGACTTGGTCGATGTGACAGCTGCTCATTTGGCAGCCCAACATCCAGTAACAGATGTCCATGCTGTGGAACATGAAATTGAAGAAGAAAAAGCTAAACAAGAAGCTGCAGCTGCTAAAGAAGATTACGAAGCAGCTCTTAATGCAAAAGTTCGTATCGAAGAACTTGAAAAGAAAATTGAAAACCATACAGAAGACCATAAAGTAACAGCAACAATCAACGATGTGGCTGAATCAGTAGAACGGATGACTGGTATTCCAGTGTCACAAATGGGTGCAACTGATATCGAACGTTTGAAAGATATGGGTCACCGTTTGCAAACTAAGGTTATCGGTCAAGACAAGGCTGTTGAAGCAGTGGCACGTGCTATCCGTCGGAACCGTGCAGGATTTGACGAAGGGAACCGTCCAATCGGAAGCTTCCTCTTTGTAGGACCTACTGGTGTTGGTAAGACGGAATTGGCTAAACAATTGGCGCTTGATATGTTCGGAACCAAAGATGCCATCATCCGTTTGGACATGTCAGAATACAGCGACCGTACAGCCGTTTCTAAATTGATTGGTACAACAGCTGGTTATGTTGGTTATGATGACAATAGCAATACTTTGACAGAACGTGTTCGTCGTAACCCTTACTCAATCGTCCTTCTTGACGAAATTGAAAAGGCGGATCCTCAAGTGATCACCCTTCTCCTTCAAGTCTTGGATGATGGTCGTTTGACAGATGGTCAAGGGAACACGGTCAACTTCAAGAACACTGTAATTATCGCTACTTCAAACGCTGGCTTTGGTTACGAAGCCAACTTGACAGAAGATGCGGATAAACCAGAACTTATGGATCGTTTGAAACCTTACTTCCGTCCAGAATTCCTCAACCGTTTCGACGCTGTGATTGAATTCTCACACTTGAGCAAGGAAGACCTTTCTAAGATTGTTGACTTGATGTTAGTAGAAGTGAACAAAACTCTTGCTAAGAAAGACATCGACTTGACAGTGAGCGATGCGGCCAAAGAATACATGACTGAAGAAGGTTATGATGAAGTGATGGGTGTTCGTCCACTCCGTCGAGTAGTTGAACAACAAATCCGTGACAAGGTGACCGACTTCCACTTGGATCACCTTGAGGCTAAACACTTAGAAGCTGATATGGAAGATGGTGTACTTGTGATCAGAGAAAAAGACACAAAGAAAGAAGAAAACACTGATAAACAAGCAGAATAA